GCGGCCCGAACAACGCCCCCTTGAAGATGAGCGGCGCCAGCGCGCCGGAAATCGCCATCAGCGACCCGACCGACAGGTCGATGCCGCCGGTGGCGATGACCAGCGTCATGCCCGTGGCGACGATGACGATGGTGGCGACCTGGGTCAGGTTGATGTTGAAGGTCTGCCAGGTCAGGAAGTTGGGGGTCACCAGGGCATTGAACAGAAGCAGGGCGGCCAGCGCCGCGACCGCCCCCCAGTCGCGGGCGAGGCCGCGCAACCGGGCGGCCGGGCGGCCCGGTTGCGCGGGACCTTCGCGGAGTGCCGCCTCAGTCACCGGCCACCTCCCGGCCGGGCCCATCCCCCGGCGCCCCGTCGGTGTCGCCATGGCCATGGGCCATGGCGCGCATGATGGCGGGCTCGGTCAAATTCGCGCCGGCCAGTTCGGCCACCGTACGCCCCTCCCGCAGGACGACCACGCGGTCGGCACCCTCCACCAACTCCTCGATCTCGGACGAGATCATCAGGACGCCCAGGCCTTTGTCGGCCAGCTCGCGGATCAGGGACTGGATCTCCGCCTTGGCGCCGACATCGATGCCGCGCGTCGGTTCGTCCAGGATCAGCGCATCGGGGTTGCGGCAAAGCCAGCGGGCCAGCAAAACCTTCTGCTGGTTGCCGCCGGACAGCTCGCCGATCTTCTGCTCGGGCGAGGCGCACTTGATGCCGAGCCTGCGGATGAACCGGTCCACGATCTCCTGCTGGCGCGCCACATCCACCACACCCGCCCGCGAGATGGCCGGCAGCAAGGCCAGGGTCATGTTCTCGCGCACCGACATGTCCGGCACGATGCCGTCGGTCTTGCGGTCTTCGGGGCTGAAGCCGATGCCGGCCCGGATGGCGTCCGCCGGCTCGCGCAGGCGCGCGGGGCGCCCCTTCACCCGGATCTCGCCACCGTCCACCGGATCCGCGCCGAACAGGGCGCGCGCGACCTCGGTCCGGCCGGAGCCGAGCAGCCCCGCCAGCCCGACGATCTCCCCCGCGCGCACCTCGACGCTGGCATCGGCCACCCGCCGCCCCTGCCGCAGGCCGGAGACGCCGACCACGGGTTCGCCGGCGCGGTGGCGGGCGCCACCGAAGGCGGTGGCCCCCTGCCCCCGGATGTCGGTCACGCGCCGTCCCAGCATGGCCGCGACCAGATCCAGCTTGCCGATCCCGGCCATGGCCGAACGGGCGACCGTCCGCCCGTCGCGCATGACGGTGACCCGGTCGCATAGGGCGTACAGCTCGTCCAGGCGGTGGCTGACGAAGATCACCGAAACGCCGCGGGCCTTCAGTCCGCGCACCACGTCGAACAGGACCGACACCTCCTGCTCGTCCAGCGACGAGGTGGGTTCGTCCATGACCACCAGCTTGGCATCCCGCGACAGGGCGCGGGCGATGGCCACCATCTGGCGCACGGCGATGTTGTACGAGGCCAGCGGCTGCCGCACGTCCACATGGATGCCGAGCTGGCCGAGCAACCGGGCGGCCTCGGCGTTCATGCGCCGCCAGTCGATCAGGCCGAACCGGCGGGGTTCGCGCCCCAGCAGCACGTTTTCGGCCACCGAGCGGTAGGGGATCAGGCTGATTTCCTGGTAGATCGCGCTGATGCCCAGCCGCTGCGCCTCGGTCGGCGACGCCGGGTCGATCGCCACCCCGTCCAGGTGCATGGACCCGCCGTCGCGCCGCTCGGCCCCGGTCAGGATCTTCAGCAACGTCGATTTGCCCGCGCCGTTCTGACCGATCAGCGCATGGACTTCGCCGTGGGCGACCTCCAGCGACGCTTCGGACAGGGCGCTGACGCCTGCGAAGCGCTTGTCGATGGCGCGCATCGACAGAAGCGGCGGGGGGGCCTGCGCCCCCTGGTGGAGCGGTCCGGTTCCCATTGGCCCAACCCTTCCGGCAAGCGTGGACGGGGGACCCGTCCGGGCGCACGACGGTGCGCCCGGACGGTGCCGCGCCCGCTCAGTAGGCGCTGGCCAGGTTCGGCTGCGCGTTGGAGGCGTCGAAGAAGCGGTCCTCGTTGATGACCCACGGTTCGATCTTCTCGCCCCGCGCGTAGCGCAGGGCCGTGTCGAAGGCCTTGGGACCGAAGCGCGGGTTGCATTCGACGGTGGCGCCCAGGCGGCCGTCGATGATCGCCTGCAACGCGTCGCGGGTCCCGTCGATGGACACCAGCTTCACGTCCTGGCCGGGCTTCTTGCCAGCGGCCTCCAGCGCTGCGATGGCGCCGATGGCCATTTCGTCGTTGTGCGCGTAGATGGCGGTGGCGTCCGGGTGGGCCTGCAACAGCGTCTCGGTGACCTGCCGGCCCTTGTCGCGCACGAAGTCGCCGGACTGGCTGGCGACGACCTTCATGTTGGGATGCTTGGCGATCACCTCCTCGAAGCCCTTGCGGCGGTCGTTGGCCGGCGAGGATCCGACGGTGCCTTCGACCTGGATGATCTTGGCGTTGCCGCCGGTGTTCTCGACCAGCCACTGGGCGGCGCGCCGGCCCTCCTCGACGAAGTCCGAGCCGATGAAGGTGACGTAGTCCCGGCCGGGTTTGGCCTGCGCCTCGTCGACCCGGCGGTCCAGCAGGATGACCGGGATGCCCGCGCGCTTGGCCTTCATGACGGCGGCCACCAGGGGCTTTTCCTCGCGCGGGGCCAGGAAGATCAGGTCGACGCCCTGGGCGATCATGCTGTCCACGTCGGCCACCTGCTTGGCGGCCGAGCCGGCGGCGTCGGTGTAGACCAGTTGCCAGCCGCGCTTCTGCGCCTCTTCCCGCATGCTTTCGGTCTGGGCGATGCGCCAGGGGTTGTTGCTCTCGGTCTGGGCGAAGCCGACCTTGTAGGTGGGCTTCTGCTTCAGCGGCGGCGGCCCCTCCTGCGCAAAGGCGGGGATGGCGGTCATGGCAGCGGTCATGAGCATGGCGCTCATGACCAGGCGGCCGACTTGGCGGCGCGAGAAACGCTGGTTCATTCGGGTTTTTCCTCCTGTCCGGGTCACGGCGGATGCGTGTCCGCCGTTCATTCTTGGTGCCCGTTTCGTAGGGCACGGCAGGATGCTGTCATGGTCAAAAGGGCCGGGTAAACGACGCTAAAGATGAGCGCCAACCCTCCCCGTTCGGCGAATACCCCTCGGAACGCAGTGGTCATATCAGCGGATTATGATCACATGCCCGGAACGGGACGGCCGGTGCCGGCCGTCCCGGCGCTGCCGGACGGGGGACGCGGACGTGGGCGAGGAGCGCAGGCGAAGGCCGACGATGACCGACGTCGCCAAGCTGGCCGGCGTCTCGCAGTCGAGCGTGTCCCTGGTGCTCAACAACATGAGCGGCGCCCGCATTTCCGAGGCGACGCGCCAGCGGGTGTGGGACGCGGTCCGGCAAATCGGTTACCAGTTCGAACCCCGCCGCCGCGAGCCCTTGCCCGCCACCGGGGCGGCCGCCAAGAACCTGATCGGCTATCTGGTGGACGAGATTTCCACCAGCCCGCACCCGGTGCAGTCGGTCGACGGCGCCCGCGATGCGGCGTGGGAGCACGAGTGCGTGCTCGCCGTCTTCGCCACCCGCGGCAACCCCGAGCAGGAGGCGGCGACGATCCGGGCGCTGCTGGCGAACCCGGGGCTGGTCGGCATCGTCTATTCCACCATCTTCACCCGCAAGGTCACCCCACCGCCGCTGCTGGACGGCGTGCCCACGGTCCTGCTGAACTGCCGGGCCGAGGACCGGCGCTTTCCGTCCGTGGTACCGGGCGAGGTGGCGGGCGGGCACACCGCGACCGAGCGGCTGATCCAGGCGGGCCACACGCGGATCGGCTTCATCAACGGCGAACCCTGGATGGACGCGGCCCGCGACCGGCTGAAGGGCTACCGGCAGGCGCTGGCGACGGCGGATCTGCCGTTCGACCCGCAACTCGTCCGCAACGGCGAGTGGGCACCGTCCAGCGGGTACGAGCAGACCCTGTCACTGATGCGCGAACCAAGGCCGCCGACCGCGATCTTCTGCGCCAACGACCTGATGGCGGTGGGGTGCCTGGAGGCGCTGCGCGGGCTGGGGCTGCGCGTGCCCGGGGACATTGCCGTCATCGGCTACGACGACCAGGAGATCGCGCAGCACACGCACCCGCCGCTGACCACGGTCCTGCTGCCGAACTACGAGATGGGGCGCTGGGCGGTGGAGCACCTGATCGCCACCGTGATCCACGGCCAGGATGCACGGCACCTGCAGGTCAAGATGGAATGCCCATTGGTCGAACGTGCCTCCGTCCGGGGTCCGGCTGTTCAGGAAAGGGCATCGGGAACCGTACCCGGACCGGAGATCCTGCCCACCCCGGAGACCTTGAGGGAGACCGGCTATGTCTGAGGCCCGCCTGGTGGCCGATGTCCGCAACGGGCTGGGCGAGGGGCCGGTCTGGTCCCCGGCGGACCAGACCCTGTTCTGGACCGACATCCACGCCCGCCGCCTGTGGTCCTACACGCCCGGCACCGGCGAAACCCGGAGCTGGGAGGCGCCGGACCGCATCGGCAGCTTCACGTTCCGCCGGGACGGCTCGCTGGTGGCGGCGTTCGCGCGCGGCTTCGCCGTCTGGACGCCGGATGGCGGCCCGCCCGAATTCCTGCACGCGTTCGAGCCGGACAAGCCGACCACCCGTCTGAACGACGGGCGCTGCGACCGCCAGGGCCGTTTCGTTGTCGGGGGCATGGACGAGGCGTCGCCGCGGCGCCCCATCTCGTCGGTGTGGCGCCTGAACCCGGACCGCTCGGTCGAGCGGCTGATTTCGGATGTGACCATTTCCAACAGCATCTGTTTCAGCCCGGACGGGCGCACGATGTACTTCGCGGACACGCCGGAACGTGTGATCCGCGCCTACGACTACGACCCCGCCACCGGCCGCCTCGGCGCCGGCCGCGTGTTCCATGCCCTGCCGCCGGGTCCCGGAACCCCGGATGGCTCGACCGTGGATGCGGAGGGGTTCCTGTGGAACGCCGAATGGGGCGCGGGCCGCGTGGTCCGGTACGCCCCCGACGGCCGCGTGGACCGGATCGTCGCCGTTCCGACCCGGCAGCCGTCGTGCCCGGCGTTCGGGGGCCCGGACCTGACCACGCTCTACATCACCTCCGCGCGGTTCGAGATGAGCGACGACCAGCTTGCCGCCGACCCGCACGCGGGAAGCCTGTTCGCAATCGAGACGGACGTCCGCGGCCTGCCCGAGCCGATGTTCGCGGGCTGAAGGAACAACAACCGCCACCCCTTCGGCCCGGTACGGGTCGAAGGGGGACCCAACGGGGGAAAGACGCCATGACGTTCGCCACCTACCCGTCCCTACGGGACCGCCCGGTGTTCGTGTCGGGGGGCGGCAGCGGGATCGGCGCCTCGATCGTCGAGCATTTCTGCGCCCAGGGCAGCCGCGTGGCCTTCGTGGACGTGTCCGAGGAACCGTCCCGCCGGCTGGTCGAGACGATCACGGCGGCGGGGCACCCGGCGCCCGTCTTCCTCCCCTGCGACCTGCGCGACATCCCCGCACTCCAGGATGCGGTGGCGCGGGCGGCCGAAGCCGTCGGCCCGATCCGGGTCCTGGTGAACAACGCCGCACGCGACGACCGCCACAAGTGGGACGAGGTCACGCCCGCCTACTGGGACGAGCGCATCGCCGTGAACCTGCGGCACCAGTTCTTCGCGGCCCAGGCGGTGGCGCCGATGATGAAGGCGGCGGGCGGCGGGTCCATCATCAACATGGGTTCGATCAGTTGGATGATCGGCCAGGGCGGCATGGCGGCCTACACCGCCAGCAAGTCCGCCGTGCTGGGCCTGACGCGCAGCCTGGCGCGCGACCTCGGCCCGTTCCGTATCCGCGTGAACAGCGTCGCACCGGGCTGGGTCATGACGGAACGCCAGATGGAGCTGTGGCTGGACGACGAAGGGCGGCGCGAGATCGACCGCCGCCAGTGCCTGAAGGACCTGCTGCAGCCGGCGGACATCGCGCGCATGATCCTGTTCCTGGCGGCCGACGACAGCGCCATGTGCACGAACCAGAGCTACATCGTCGACGGTGGCTGGGTATGACCGCCCTCGTCGGCATCGACTGGGGCACGACGTCGTTCCGCGCCTACCGCATGGCGGCCGACGGACGCGTGCTGGAGCGGCGCGTCGCGGCGGCGGGCATCCTGTCCGTCGAGCCGGGCGGGTTCCCGGACGCGCTGCGGCGCGAGGTGGGCGACTGGCTGGAGGCCGCCGGGTCCGGGGTCCCCGTGCTGCTTTCGGGCATGATCGGCAGCCGGCAGGGCTGGCAGGAAGCGCCCTACGCCACCTGCCCCGCCGGGCTCGACGACATCGCGTCGGCCCTGGCGGTGGTCGAGGCCCCGGGCCTGCCGGGAATACGGATCGTGCCGGGCCTTTCGCTCCACTCGCCGGACGGCGTGCCGGACGTGATGCGCGGCGAGGAGACGCAACTGTTCGGCCTCGACCTGGGCGCCGGCCGCCACACGGTCTGCCTGCCCGGCACCCATTCCAAATGGGCCACGGTGGCGGACGGCCGGATCGAAGGCTTTGCCACCGCCATGACGGGCGAGGTGTTCGCCGTGCTGCGCGGCCACAGCATCCTGGGCCGCCTGATGCCGGCGGCAAACGGGGCACCCGCCGCGTTCGACACGGCCGCCTTCGACCGCGGCCTTGCCGCCGCCGGCCGGCCCGGCGGCCTGCTGCACCACCTGTTCTCGGCGCGGACGCTCGGCCTGTTCGGCGACCTGGAGGCATCCGCCCTGCCCGACTACCTGTCGGGCCTGCTCATCGGGCACGAGGTCCGGGCGCTCGGCCGCACCGGGGGGCCGGTGCATCTGGTCGGGTCCGCGGCCCTGTGCGACCGCTACGCCCGGGCGCTGCCCGGGGCCATCCGCCATGGCGAGGATGCGGCCGCCGCCGGCCTGCACCGCATCGCCCGAACCGCAGGACTGCTGCCATGACCCCGGCCCCCACCACCCTGGCCCCTACCCTGGCCGACTGGCTGGACCGCTGCCCGCTGATCGCGATCCTGCGCGGCGTGCGGCCGGCCGAAATCCTGGACATCGGCGGCGCCCTGGCCGGCGCCGGCTTCCGCATCATCGAGGTGCCGCTGAACTCCCCCGACCCGTTCGACAGCATCGGGCGGTTGGCGGCAGCGTTCCCGGACGTGCTGGTGGGGGCCGGCACCGTCCGCCGGGCGGCCGAGGTGGATGCGCTGGTGGAGGCCGGCGGGCGGCTGGTCGTGACGCCCCATGCCGATCCGGCCGTCATCACCGCCGCCAAGCGCCGCGGGCTGATCGCCACGCCGGGCGTCTACACCGCGACCGAGGCCTTCGCCGCCATCGACGCCGGTGCGGACGGGCTGAAGCTGTTCCCGGCCGAGGTGGGCGGGCCGGACCTTCTGAAGGCATTGAAGGCGGTTCTGCCACCGGACGTCCCGGTCCTGCCGGTGGGCGGCGTCACGCCGGAGGGCATTGCCCGCTGGCGCGCCGCCGGTGCCCGCGGGTTCGGCATCGGCGGCGCCCTCTACAAGCCCGGCGACACGGCCGACGCCGTGGCGGTCCGGGCGCGGCGGTTCGTCGAGGCGGCAACCGCCTGATCCACCACCTCACCGCGGGCACCTCCGCACCCGGAACGCTTCGATCCGCGCTCCCATAAAGGGAGCGACGAGATTGGCGATCACCATCCGGTCGCCGGAGGTGGTGTTTCAATCCACGCTCCCGTGAGGGAGCGACCTTGGACAGATCGATTTCGTCGTAGCGCCTCATGCGTTTCAATCCACGCTCCCGTGAGGGAGCGACAGCGGTTGAGGCTCTCGTCCGCCCGGATGCCGACGTTTCAATCCACGCTCCCGTGAGGGAGCGACCCGCGCGACCACCACGACACCATCGTGTGGTCGGAGTTTCAATCCACGCTCCCGTGAGGGAGCGACGGGCGGCAAGGTCATCGCGATCAACGTGACCAGGTTTCAATCCACGCTCCCGTAAGGGAGCGACGCGGTCGCCAGCAGGACCGCCCGCACGCCGTCATTGTTTCAATCCACGCTCCCGTGAGGGAGCGACCTCGCCGACGCGGCCGATCTGCCGGCCGGCGATCGTGTTTCAATCCACGCTCCCGTGAGGGAGCGACCGCAGGCGCAGGGCGCCGCGGCCGTGCACGAGGCGTTTCAATCCACGCTCCCGTGAGGGAGCGACCCGGCAACCGGTCCCCGGTCTGGCCGAAGGCGAAGTTTCAATCCACGCTCCCGTGAGGGAGCGACGGTGGCTCCTGGGGTGGTTGCTGAGCCGGGTCGTTGTTTCAATCCACGCTCCCGTGAGGGAGCGACCGTCTTGGACGGTCGCGCGAACCCATCTTATGACGTTTCAATCCACGCTCCCGTGAGGGAGCGACCGCCTGCATCTCGCGCGCGTGCGCGTACTGGGTGCGTTTCAATCCACGCTCCCGTGAGGGAGCGACCCGACCGGGTAGCCGACTCGATGAGCGCGGTCGAGGTTTCAATCCACGCTCCCGTGAGGGAGCGACCCCCGGCACTCTAACCCCTTCTCCGCGCTCGGAAAATGACCACGGTTGCGCGAACCTCCGTTGCGCGAACCGCGTTCGGGCATTCCTTGGGTAGGACCGCCGACGAACGTCCGGGAAATCCTGGGCATTTCCGTGCGCGAACCGGCCGGGCGGCGCATGTGCGCTTGGGGTTCGCGCAACGGAACGGACGCTGCCCCGTCGGCGCAGCGTTCGAGATGGGACCGGCCGGCCGAGCGCCATGCCCGTTACTCGATCACCCGCAGGTGGCCGCCCCTGTGGCCGCGTCCCGACCGCCCGTCCACCAGCCGCTGGATCGTTGCGGCAAGCTCCATCTGGCGGAAGGGCTTGGGCAGGAGCGGCAGGTCGGCCATGACGTTCCCGGCCAGACTGGCGTAGCCGGTGGCAAGGAGGATCGGAAGATCGGGATGGCGGGACCGGATCTCCCGCGCAAGCTCCGCCCCGTTCATGGCCGGCATCAGGTAATCGGTGATGACCAGATCGGGCGCCACGCCCGTGCGCAGGAGGTCCAGCGCCTGGGCCGCCGAGCCGGCCTCGACCACGTGATGGCCGAGGTCGGCCAGCATGTCGGCCGTGGTGGCGCGGACCAGCGGCTCGTCGTCCACCAGCAGGATGGTGACGGGCCGGAACACCATGCCGGGTGCCTGCCCGGTGCCGGCGGTGCCCTGCTCGGCCTGCTCGTTCGCCATGGGCAGCCAGACCTCCGCCCGGGTGCCGGCGCCCGGCGTGCTCGACAGGATCAGCGAGCCGCCGGACTGCGCGGCCAGGCCGTGGACCATGGACAGGCCGAGCCCCGTGCCCTTGCCCACCCCCTTGGTGGAGTAGAACGGCTCCACCGCGCGGCGGAGCGTGGTCGCGTCCATGCCGGTGCCCGTGTCCGTCACCGACAGGCGGATGTAGTCGCCGTGGCGCAACCCGTCGCCGGACCCGACCTGCTGCGCGTCCACCGTGATCCGCAGCAATCCCCCGCCCGGCATGGCGTCGCGCGCATTCACGGCGAGGTTCAGCAGCGCCAATTCGAGCTGGTTCGGGTCGACGCGGGCCGGCGGCAGGTCTTCCGCGGCTTCGATCTCCACCCGGACCTGCGGGCCGACGGAATGGGTGATCAGCTCGTGCATGCCACTGACCAGGCCCGCCACATCGACGGCGCGCGGTTCCAGGACCTGACGGCGGGCGAAGGCGAGAAGCCGCTGGACGAGCGTCCGGGCACGATCGGCCGCCTGCATCGCACTGCTGATCAGGCGCTGGGCGCGCTCGTCTCCGCCGATGCGCCGCCGCAGCAGGTCGAGGCTGCCGACGATCGGGGTCAACAGGTTGTTGAAGTCGTGCGCCACCCCGCCGGTCAACTGGCCGATCGTCTCCAGCCTCTGAGCCTCGTGCAGCTTGGCCAGCATCGCCTCGCGTTCGGCGGTGGCTTCGACGATGCGCTGTTCCAGGGTTTCGTTCAGCCGGCGAAGCGCCTCCTCCGCCTCGTGCTGGGCCGAGACGTCGGTGTTGGTGCCGAGCCACCGCACCACCTGGCCCGCGTCGTCCTTGACCGGATGGGCACGGGTGAGGAACATCCGGAACCGCCCGTCCGCGCCCTTGAGCGGGAACACCATCTCGAACGGCTCGCCGTTGGCGATCGCCGCGGTCCAGCGCTCCATCACCTTGGGCAACGCCGTGGGGCAATGCACGGACTGCCAGCCCCAGCCCTCCATCTGCTCGGGCGTGGTGCCGGTGTAATCGTACCAGCGCTGGTTGTACCAGGTGATGTAGCCGTCGGGGTTGGCCATCCAGCACAGTTGCGGCATGGCGTTGACGAGGGTGGTGAAGTTCTCCTCGCTCGCGCGCAGTGCGGCCTGCGCCCTCTGCCGCTCGGCCCGTTCGGCGGCCTCGGCCAGCGCCCGGAGCACCACGCCCGGCAGCCGCTCCAACCGCTGCTTGACCACGTAGTCGGTGGCCCCCCGCTTCAACGCATCGACGGCGATATCCTCGCCGAGCATTCCGGACACGAAGATGAACGGGATGTGCGGTGCCACCGTCCGGGCAAGTTCCAGGGCCGCCTCGCCATCGAAGTCGGGCAGCCGGTGGTCCGCCAGGATCAGGTCGTGGGCGTTCCGCGCCAGGGCCGCCGCAAACGCCCCGCGCGTCCAAATCCGCTCGATCGCGCACGCCACGCCTTCGGCGCGCAGGACCTCCTGGACGAGATCGCCGTCGAGCGCGCTGTCCTCCAGGTGGAGGATGCGTACGGCCCGTGTTGGCGGCTGCGTTTGCTCCGGCAACGTCACGGCGCGATCCCCGCCGTCTGCGCGAGAGGAGGGAGTTCGTTGTGCACGGCCCAGAACATGCCGAGGTCCCGGATGGCTGCGAAGAACGGCTCGAACCCGACCGGTTTCACCACGAAGGCGTTCACGCCGAGGCTGTAGCTCCTCGCCAGATCGCGTTCCTCGCGCGAGGAGGTGAACATCACAACCGGCGTATGGCGCAAGCGGGGATCGCCCTTGACCTGCGCCAGGACCTCAAGGCCATCGATTTTCGGCAATTTGAGATCGAGCAGGATCAGGACCGGATTCCCGGTCTTCCGGTTGGCGAAGGTGCCACGGGCATGGAGATAGTCCAGGGCTTCGGCCCCGTCGCGGGCGACCACGACGGCGTTGGCAAGCCGACACTGCTCCAGGGCCGCCAGCGTCAGCTCGACATCCTTCGGGCTGTCCTCCACGAGAAGGATGGGCTTGGGCTCCGCCATCCTCACCCCCTCCCCGTCCGCGGCAGTGCAAGGAAGAAGGTGGCGCCGCCGTTCACCTGCCCCTCCGCCCACACGCGCCCGCCGTGGCGTTCCACGATCCGTTTGACATTGGCCAGGCCGATCCCGGTCCCCTCGAATTCCTCAACCCGGTGCAGCCGCTGGAACACGCCGAACAGCTTGTCGGCATAGGCCATGTCGAAGCCGACGCCATTGTCGCGCACGCGGTAGACATTCTCGTCCCCGGTCCGGGTACCATCCATCTCTATCACCGCCGGCTGCCGGCCGCGGGAGAACTTCAGTGCATTGTCCAGAAGGTTCTGGACGGCAAGGCGCAGCATCACCGGATCGGCCCGCGTGGGCGGCAGGTCGGCGATCCGCCACTCGACCGGCTGATCGTCCCCCTCGACGACAAGCCGCCGCTTCACCTCGGCGACCAGCTCGTTCATGTCGATCGCCACCGGGGTCAGCGTCGCCCGTCCCATCCGCGAAAAGCCGAGAAGGTCGTCCACGAGCGTCCCGGCGAAGACGGCGGACTCCAGGATGGTGTCGAGATAGCGGTTGCCCTGCTCGCTCAGGCGGCCGCCCTCGGACTTCTTCAGAAGTTGCCCGTAGCCGACGATGTGCCGGAACGGGGCGCGCAGGTCGTGGCTGACGGAGTAGGAGAAAGCCTCGAGCTCCCTGTTGATGCTGGCCAGCCGCTCGGACAGAGCCGCCATTTCCTCGGCCTTGCGCAGCACGATGTCCACGATGGCGGTGCGCAGCTCGGCCGCGGCGTCGATCTCGGCCGCATGCCAGGGGGGCGAGCGCAGCCGCACCGTTTCCTTCCAGCTCTCGAACGATTTGCGCGGATGCAGCCGAAGCCCCGCCGGATCGGGGTCGCCGGGCTTGCGCGGATCTCCGCCCCAACGGACGGTGCGGATGACCTCGGGGCGGAACCACAGCACGTAGCTGTCGTGGATCTGCGAGATGGGGATGGCGAGGACGCCGCTCGCGCGGTCCTTCAGGGCCTCGCCCTCCGGCAGCCGCGCCGCGAGATTGTCGGTGGCGAACAGGTCCTCCCGGCGCTGGCCGGCGAGCCAACTCGCCAGGCGCCTCACCTCGGGCTCGGACGGGGTGTCGCCGACGAGCACGCAGGCGTCGTTGGTGACCACCGCCGCCCCGGTGGCATTCGTCAGGGCCAGCAGGTCGTCGGGGCAGGAGACCAGACCATCGACGAAATGGTCCGCGCCCGCCATGTGGGCGAGCAGCCGCGCCTGCACCGCGCGCAGGGTGTGGCGGTATTCGGACAGCGCGGCGGTTTCCTTGGCCGCGATCTGCATCGACAGCACCTGCCCGATGAAGTCGCAGGCGATGCGGACATGGTAGGGGACGCGCAAGGGTGCGCCGTTGTGACAGGAAATCAGGCCCCACAACCGGTCGCCGTGGAGCAGCGAGATCGACATGGAGGCCATGGTCCCCATGTTGCGCATGTATTCGAGGTGCACCGGCGACACGCTGCGCAGGACCGAGAAACTGAGGTCGACGGGCCGGCCGGTGACCGGGTTGACGGCCGGGACGATCGGGGCCGGCACGTAGTTGGCATCGGCAATCAGGCGCAGGCGGTTCCGCCGGTAGAGTTCGCGTGCCTGCGCCGGGATGTCGGACGCCGGGAACCGCAGGTCCAGGTACGAGGGCAGCCGGTCGTTGCGGTCCTCGGCGATCACCGTGCCGTTCCACGCCTCGTCGAAGCGGTAGACGAGCACCCGGTCGAAACCCGTGATGCGCCGCACCTCGCGCGCGGCGAATGCGGCGAGATCCTCGACCGCCGGGAGGCGCTGGAGCCCGTCGAGGAAACGGCTGACGCGGGGGTGGACGTCGTCGAAGGTGGCCGGATCCCCGGCGGCCGCCTGTTCGAGTTCGACGATGATCGCATCGTCGGACCGGTGGGCGACGACGTGGTGGGTCGTTCCGTCCGACCCGAGGACGCCGAGGTGGATGACGCCCGCCGCGGCGGGCAGGCGGTCGGCCAAGCCATCGAACAGCGGCGCCGCCCCGGACCCGAGCACATCGGCCAGGGGCCGGCCGACCGTATCGGCGCCCGTCACGCCAAGGCCCGCATCCCCGACGGCGGCTTGCAGGATCCGGCCGCTTCCGGGATCGACCACGAACAGCGCGCCGTGCGGCTGGATGGCACCGGACATGTGGATCGGCTCGCGCTCACAGGCGGTCAGGTCCGGCACCTGCGCGGCGGCCCCGGCATCCGCCGGAAGGTCCGTCCACCCCGTGTATGCCCACCCCGTGTGCGATTGAGTCAAGGACAGCTCCCCAGGCACGATCGGAACAGCGTGAAGGCGGAATGCGCCCCGGCCACGATGGCCGGCAGCCGGCCACGGTCGGCGCCATAGGCCTCGAGCTTTGCACAAAAGCCGCGCCAGAGGGCACCGTCCTCCGGGCCGCCC
This genomic interval from Azospirillaceae bacterium contains the following:
- a CDS encoding response regulator, yielding MAEPKPILLVEDSPKDVELTLAALEQCRLANAVVVARDGAEALDYLHARGTFANRKTGNPVLILLDLKLPKIDGLEVLAQVKGDPRLRHTPVVMFTSSREERDLARSYSLGVNAFVVKPVGFEPFFAAIRDLGMFWAVHNELPPLAQTAGIAP
- a CDS encoding ATP-binding protein, coding for MTQSHTGWAYTGWTDLPADAGAAAQVPDLTACEREPIHMSGAIQPHGALFVVDPGSGRILQAAVGDAGLGVTGADTVGRPLADVLGSGAAPLFDGLADRLPAAAGVIHLGVLGSDGTTHHVVAHRSDDAIIVELEQAAAGDPATFDDVHPRVSRFLDGLQRLPAVEDLAAFAAREVRRITGFDRVLVYRFDEAWNGTVIAEDRNDRLPSYLDLRFPASDIPAQARELYRRNRLRLIADANYVPAPIVPAVNPVTGRPVDLSFSVLRSVSPVHLEYMRNMGTMASMSISLLHGDRLWGLISCHNGAPLRVPYHVRIACDFIGQVLSMQIAAKETAALSEYRHTLRAVQARLLAHMAGADHFVDGLVSCPDDLLALTNATGAAVVTNDACVLVGDTPSEPEVRRLASWLAGQRREDLFATDNLAARLPEGEALKDRASGVLAIPISQIHDSYVLWFRPEVIRTVRWGGDPRKPGDPDPAGLRLHPRKSFESWKETVRLRSPPWHAAEIDAAAELRTAIVDIVLRKAEEMAALSERLASINRELEAFSYSVSHDLRAPFRHIVGYGQLLKKSEGGRLSEQGNRYLDTILESAVFAGTLVDDLLGFSRMGRATLTPVAIDMNELVAEVKRRLVVEGDDQPVEWRIADLPPTRADPVMLRLAVQNLLDNALKFSRGRQPAVIEMDGTRTGDENVYRVRDNGVGFDMAYADKLFGVFQRLHRVEEFEGTGIGLANVKRIVERHGGRVWAEGQVNGGATFFLALPRTGRG
- a CDS encoding response regulator, with product MTLPEQTQPPTRAVRILHLEDSALDGDLVQEVLRAEGVACAIERIWTRGAFAAALARNAHDLILADHRLPDFDGEAALELARTVAPHIPFIFVSGMLGEDIAVDALKRGATDYVVKQRLERLPGVVLRALAEAAERAERQRAQAALRASEENFTTLVNAMPQLCWMANPDGYITWYNQRWYDYTGTTPEQMEGWGWQSVHCPTALPKVMERWTAAIANGEPFEMVFPLKGADGRFRMFLTRAHPVKDDAGQVVRWLGTNTDVSAQHEAEEALRRLNETLEQRIVEATAEREAMLAKLHEAQRLETIGQLTGGVAHDFNNLLTPIVGSLDLLRRRIGGDERAQRLISSAMQAADRARTLVQRLLAFARRQVLEPRAVDVAGLVSGMHELITHSVGPQVRVEIEAAEDLPPARVDPNQLELALLNLAVNARDAMPGGGLLRITVDAQQVGSGDGLRHGDYIRLSVTDTGTGMDATTLRRAVEPFYSTKGVGKGTGLGLSMVHGLAAQSGGSLILSSTPGAGTRAEVWLPMANEQAEQGTAGTGQAPGMVFRPVTILLVDDEPLVRATTADMLADLGHHVVEAGSAAQALDLLRTGVAPDLVITDYLMPAMNGAELAREIRSRHPDLPILLATGYASLAGNVMADLPLLPKPFRQMELAATIQRLVDGRSGRGHRGGHLRVIE
- a CDS encoding 2-dehydro-3-deoxy-6-phosphogalactonate aldolase, whose protein sequence is MTPAPTTLAPTLADWLDRCPLIAILRGVRPAEILDIGGALAGAGFRIIEVPLNSPDPFDSIGRLAAAFPDVLVGAGTVRRAAEVDALVEAGGRLVVTPHADPAVITAAKRRGLIATPGVYTATEAFAAIDAGADGLKLFPAEVGGPDLLKALKAVLPPDVPVLPVGGVTPEGIARWRAAGARGFGIGGALYKPGDTADAVAVRARRFVEAATA